The Haloarchaeobius sp. HME9146 DNA segment GGCGAGCTTCACGACCGGGCAGTCTCCTTCGGCGTCCGCCAGGGCGGGTGGGGATGGGCTGCGAGTCTGAGCGACCTCGACAACGACGGCGACCGGGACCTGATTCACGCGACGCAGTACGTGGTCCGCCTCGACCGTGAGAACCCACACTACACCTATCCGATGCTGTTCGAGCGCGAGGGCGACGCGTTCGAGAACCTCGACGCCAGCGAGCGGAACCTGGGCGAGCAAGACGGACGCGGGCTCGTGACGCTCGACTACGACCGGGATGGCGACCGCGACGTGGTCGTCGCCCCGTACGATGGTGACGTGAAACTCTACGAGAACGTGGGTGCTGATGCGAACAGTATCGAGTTCCGGGTAGCCGATGCGCAGGGGTCGACCGTGTACGGTGCAGAAGTCACAGTCTCGACGTCCGCTCGAACAACCGTGGTCCAGCAGACCGTCCAGTCGGACTTCCTCTCACAGGAGAGTCGTGTCTCCCACGTCGGACTGGGTGGACACGACCAGGTCGACCTGACGGTGACCTTCCCGGATGGCACGACGCGGACGTTCGAGAACGTCGATGCGAACCAGCACGTGAGAATCACGAAAGACGGACTATCGGTCGTTGCGGACTGGCAGAGAGACGAGGAAGACTCCGAAGAGGCAGCTCGCCTCGACAGCCCATCGACTTCGGGACAACACCTGCACTGACTGAGCCGGGGGAATTAACACCCAGTCCCCCGAACACGCAGACCATGAGACGGTACGAACCTGACTGCGTGGATGGGACGCTCTTCCTGGTCTCCGAGGGTGACAGGGTCGAAATCGGTGCAGTCGACGACATCGTCGACATCGTCGGTGGGGAGACGTACACCATCGAGTACGACGACACACAGAGCACACAACCCTGGCTCGAGACGGACGATGGGGCACTCACCGTCGAGGTCCGTGAGACGGTGACGACGATGTCACACCCCGAGGAACTGGTCGCTGGGCTCCGTGACCTCGACATGGAGACGGACCGCTACGGTCTCCCGACGCGGACGGTCGAGTTCGCGAACCGGTTCGTCGACATCCTCGACTCCCAGGGTGTGGAAGCGGGAGAATAGGACAGTCCGGTCAGTAGCTGATGAAGGGACCCCGCACGGTTCCTCGATGGATTTATGTAGCATGAGTGGCCACTTGGATAAAGATGGACCGAGGATTAGTACTCATCGAGGAGAGCGACGACCATCGTCGTCTACTGTCGGAAGCGGTCGAACACGCCGTCGGTGCAGGGGCGGATCTCGTCCTGTTGACGACGATGACGGAGAAACAGTTCGAAGACGATGCGGAGACACTGGAGTCTATCGGGCGAAGTGAGAACACGAACTACGACAGCAACACCGTGCTCGACGGCGCAGTTGCGGACATCGAGGCGTTCGCCGGGGACCAGATTCCGGACGACATAGAGACTACTGTGGTCGCTCGGGTGACTGACAGGCCGGCGAAGGCGCTACTCGACGTCGCGGACAAGCGAGACTGTGACCACGTCTTCGTCCTGGGGGAGCGGCGTTCTCCGACCGGGAAGGCGCTCTTCGGGGACGTCGCACAGCAGGTCGCCCTGAACTTCGACGGGTACGTGACGCTTTCGACCCGCTGAGCGACAGAATCGACGGAGCCGGTGGGTCGCAGGCTCAGAGCACCGGCAACGGTCCTGCTACCACCGGCGGCCAGGGATCCGATGGCGGCCGACAGCGACTACAGTCACGTGTCCCTGTCGATTGCTTCGAGTGCTTCAGTCGCAACATCGCCCAGTTCTCCGGCCTCGATGTGCGAGTACCGCTCACGCACCATCTCTTCGGAATTGTCGAGATAGCGGGCGGCGACGGTGTATCCAAACGCGCGCACGAGGACCTCCCCCATGCCACGCCGCCCACCGTGGGGAGCGAGATAGTCGTGTTTCTGGTCGGTGATCTCGATGTTCGCTTCGTCGGTCAATCGCTTGAGGAGCGACCGAGCGCCATCGGTGGTCAACGATGGGGGCCGAATATCCGCATCGAGCGCCAGCAGGAGGTCACGGGCGTACCCATCGCGTCGTTCGTCGATAGCAGCTGGACGGTGCCCTCGGTCGGCGAGTTCGTCACGAACCAGCTCGGCGAGCGTTCGCTGGTCGAAGGTCGGGAACACCGGCCACCGGTCCGATGGCGGGTCCATGAGTCTCCGGTAGGACTCAAGTGGCGCGATGACCGGGTCTGGGAGACTCGCTGCGTCCCACTGCTGTTTCTTCCGGTAGACCTCCATGCTTCCGTCCTCGAGGTCGAGCTCCTCCCACCGAACGCCGCGTCGACGTGGGTCGTTCGGGTCCCGGAGGAGCTCCCCGACGCGGACGGCCGTGTACGCGAGGAT contains these protein-coding regions:
- a CDS encoding universal stress protein codes for the protein MDRGLVLIEESDDHRRLLSEAVEHAVGAGADLVLLTTMTEKQFEDDAETLESIGRSENTNYDSNTVLDGAVADIEAFAGDQIPDDIETTVVARVTDRPAKALLDVADKRDCDHVFVLGERRSPTGKALFGDVAQQVALNFDGYVTLSTR
- a CDS encoding site-specific integrase, which encodes MRGRGPSTPLAETFERYLQDKGKGRGGSGGNYRRNAARELERFAAWAAGDHGSDSWAGIVPRDADREPTFDDIDERVFREYARHLTGDRGLKQNTVKTYYAYVSAWCGWCVNEGYLGSHYAQRASATAPLPEDDGRKPGDQQSWTPDQRHAFTRYVDEQARTAIESFTGLDTESDRQRERYVALRAARDRALVFILAYTAVRVGELLRDPNDPRRRGVRWEELDLEDGSMEVYRKKQQWDAASLPDPVIAPLESYRRLMDPPSDRWPVFPTFDQRTLAELVRDELADRGHRPAAIDERRDGYARDLLLALDADIRPPSLTTDGARSLLKRLTDEANIEITDQKHDYLAPHGGRRGMGEVLVRAFGYTVAARYLDNSEEMVRERYSHIEAGELGDVATEALEAIDRDT